CCGCCGAACAAACACGGCAAGAAATCCGCGATGTCGTGACAAGACTCACACCAGCGTGCAGGAAACTGTGATTGGCTTGTAGCTTTATTATTACACATGATGTGACTTTGAAAGCCGGTTCACGGATAGGGTGGCGGGAAGGGCTAGGTGCGCGCTTCCTTAAACTACCAGATACGAGCACCTTTGAGAACTGGCTATCTACCAACAACGCTCGGGTCACCCACGATACGGCTCCGGCATATGTTCCCTGAATCTTGGCTTCTTTATTGGCTAGACATGAGCTGCATGTCTGTACGGGCTACCGGTAATCTGCAAGCCTGTGAAAGCTACTTGATCCAAGCGTCGCAGTGTGGCGACATTCACTCCGCATGCCCAGAGTATAGTGAGCAAATTGACCACCCCGAGTACAGTGGACCGCAGAGGTTCCGACGCGGGGTAACGTTACATACTCCTTCAgacacacacacacacatgTGCCCATCATCATTTTCCTTCTACCTGCTGCATTTTCCGTATCTGGACTAATATACTAAACGGCCTTTGTTCACAAGTGTCGTTCTGGCGAAAGCCCGAGGCCATGGTCAGATGCCAAAAGTCAGGATAGTGGTTCGCACGAGCTGCCAGTCGCGGCCCTTTGTCGGGGTCTGCCTGCGCTAGGCATTCTAGAAACACTCCTCATCTGGACACGCTCCGGAAAAGTCGTCAGCCTGCGATAGTGGCTTGCAGTATGATGGGCTGTCAAGCATGATCCACCTGCCCAGATTGCTTAGCGCAGCGCCAAAAGGCTCGATAGCTGCTTGCTTGAGCGTCAGCGAGGCTTGTCTCAATGCCAAATCTCACCCTTGAGCGAATTGGGAGGCCCAACGCCCCGTATCACCCTGTCGCGTGCTGCTCAAGTGACATGCCATCCGGATGAAAGCGATTGCAACAATAATGCTGGGGAAATCTTAGGGACCATACCCAGCCTGCCCGGCGTCAGCGTCACCACGACAATATGGCAATCAAGCGGCTCCAAGATCGTCCGGAAGCAAGCGGCTTGGGAGTGAGAAGCAACACCCCACGTCGGCTTGACGGAACTGCAGTCATAGTAATAACGAGATGCCGAAGTTGTGGTTGTCGCTCATCTTACCCCAGTCGCATGAGCTCACCCTTATCATGCACCCTGGGTGAACTTTAGTCTGGCAACGGCATCGCCGCTGTCCCTGGGGCCCTTCTATTCGCTAGTCAATACACATCTTACCACCAGCATTCCAGACGACCAGAGCTATGCCCCATTTAGTCTGCAGCCTGCTGTTTGCCGCTAGGGCCTAGCCCATGTTCTGATGTTGTGCTCGGTGGCCGGGGTAAGTGAAGGCGCTCGAAATGGTTGGAACACCGTCACGGACCTGATAATATAAAGATCATCCTGGTACTGCCTTTTACCTGTCTACTGGGACAGTCAACTTTCGCCCTCTCTTTCGCACCTTTGTGCTTGCCGTGCTACTACGCACTCTTCCTTGGTAGACCCAGGCTCAGCCCTATCATCTGCCTGTCCCTCCATACTAGGCGCATCGAGACCCCATCATGCAGGCCCACGACAACGAGAAGCAGCAGTTTGCTGTCGCTGGCGAGTCGCCCTCCGACCACGGTGTTGGCGATATCCACGACACAAAGGATCATGCCATAAATGAGGCTGCCGGTGTCTACGGATCGGCCCAGCGCGCCGAAGAATACGGATACGTGCAGCGAGGTCTCAAGTCTCGTCACATCCAATTCATCGCTCTCGGAGGAACCATCGGAACCGGTCTCTTCTTGGGTATCGGTGGTGCCTTCGCCAATGCTGGTCCCGTCTCTGTTCTCCTCGGTTACACTATCACTGGTGTCGCAGTCTTCGGTATGATGCAATGTCTCGGAGAGATGGCCACATGGCTTCCTCTACCCGGTGCTATCCCCCAGTATTCCGCTCGTTACGCCGACCCTGCTCTTGGTTTTGCCGTCGGTTGGAACAACTGGTACAACAGCTCCATCACCCTCTGTGCCGAAATCTCTGCTGCCGCCCTGTTGATCAACTTTTGGGACACGGAAGAAAAGTAAGCAAGGCCCACTCAGGAGCAGGGCAACATATACTGACTTCAGTCGCCAGATACAACCCTGCAATCTGGATTACCCTCATCATCCTGCTCATCATCGGCCTGAACATCTTCGCGGTGTCGATTTACGGAGAGGCCGAGTTTATATTCGCTTCGATCAAAATCATCACAATTCTAGGTCTCCTGATTGCCGGTTTGGTCATCATGTTGGGCGGTGCTCCCGACAAGGACAGACGCGGCTTCCGGTACTGGAAAGAAGGTGCGATGAAGGAATACGTTGGCACGGGCAATACCGGACGATTCACTGGTCTCTGGTCCACACTCGTCAACGCAGCTTTCTCGTACGGTGGTGTTGAGATGGTCGCCGTTGCCGCTGGTGAAGCTGCCAACCCCCGCAAGAACATCCCCAAGGCTGTCAAGCGTGTCTTCTGGCGTattctcttcttctacgtCCTCGGTTCCTTCGTCATCGGAACTACTATCAGCTCCAACGACCCCCAGCTCACTGCTGATGGTGCCAAGGGTGCGCAGAAGTCTCCCTGGGTCATCGCCATGAAGAATGCCGGTATCCCCGTTCTGCCCCACATCATCAACGCTGTTATCTTGACATCGGCCACATCATCCGGCAACGCCTTCTTGTACACTGGCTCCCGTTACCTGTTCGGTATCGCACAAAACAAACAGGCTCCTCAGTTTCTCCTCAAGTGCAACAAGCAGGGTGTTCCCATCTACTGCGTTGCAGTCACAGCCTCCATCTCTTTGCTCACTTACATGAGTGTCAGCACTGGCGCCAGCAAGGTGTTCGCGTGGTTCCAGAACTTGGTCACAATCGCCTCGCTCTTCACCTGGTGCTCCATCTGCTACACATATGTCTGCTTCCGCAAGGCTCAAATCGCCCAAAATGTGGACCGCAACGAGCTGGTGTTCCGGAGCAGGTTCCAGCCATACACTGCATGGGCCGCTTTTGTATACTTTGCTCTGATCATCTTCTTCAACGGTTTCAAGGTCTTTACCAAGAAGAATTGGGGCCCAGACGAGTTGACCGACTTCTTCACCGCCTACATTGGCATTGCCATCTTCGGTCTCCTCTTTATCTTCTGGAAGGTCTTCAAGCGCACCAAGCAGGTCAACCCGGCCGAGGCTGATATCTGGAGTGGAAAGGCTGCACTTGATGCCGAGGTTTGGCCTGAGCAGATCCCGCGTAACGCTCTGGAGAAGTTTTGGTTCTGGCTTTGCTAGTCGAATGTTGTTATAATCGGTTTTGTAATGTCGATATTGGGGGTTGTTCCTTTTTTCTCTTTGCACGAGAGTTATGAATAGATGTGATAAGCCTTGAGCTGTGGGACACGAATCAATACATGTATGTACTCCATGCAACTACAGATGGTAATGTGAAGAACGAAGGAGAGCTTCTGAGTGCGAGGTGATGAATCTCCACATAGTTAGTCACTCGTGCGTAGCCACGCCCTATGGTTTTGCCGACGGCAAACTATGGGGCGCCTTACGGCATGCTCTCCACTGACATGCCAAAAGCCGACGCGATGATCGCCACACTTGTACCTTGGTGACCCATCACATGTTCGGAGACTTTCACAAGGCTCTTGACCTTCTAATGCCTTCACATGCAAATGCAAAATGCAAAATGCAAAATGTAAAATTCGGGTGATTGCTTTGCGCACATGTGCGCCAGCACTTCATTGGTCTAGTGCGTGTGGCTGGGTGCGGCGTGTTTCCGCGACACAGGTTCGTACAATCTCTGCAAACCTTAGATACGCCACGGTCCCAAGCCTTTTCCAGCGACGTCGAGTTATGGCTACTATAATGAGACCTCGACGTCGCAGATTATGCACGAAGACACGTCCAACGGTGAAGAAGACATGCGTCGCACCAGACTGCCACGAGTACCTGGTCCGTTAAGGCCATTTATCCTCCAAATCGGTGTTGGCGCGTATTTAAATTCCGCCCTGTCGGCATCTTCCAGGCACCAGTCTTCGTACATCAACGTCTTCTTATTAATACTGTACTTTTTGGTCCTTGTCCGGACTATTCGTCTTGTTATCGGAAAAGAACACGCGACCACTAGCACTTTCCGTACAGCTGTCGTGCGTAAGCCTGAAGCCCGGAAACTTCACTAGCTGGTCCCGATAACTATACGCTTCGGTCCTCGCGCTAACCGGACGCCTTGATGACAAAGATGGAATTGCACAGTTAGCAAGAGCAAGGAAAGTTCAGAGACGTTATGCATGGGCGTCTACATTCCATAGACTATTCGAGAAACTGTGCGCCCAGCTTTACCCATAACGCTGCCGCCACGAGGACCCTGAAACACTATGACAGACCGGACGAATGAAGCCAGCGACAAACCCGGCGCGCGATGGAACTTGTCCGACCAACTTGTCAACAGCCCGGACTCTGAGCTACCCAAAAAACCACAGGACCAACCCTTGAATCGCGCTTGTGAGGCATGCCGCATCTCAAAGGTTCGATGTCTCATGAATCCAGACACGAGCTCGTCGCAATGCCAACGATGCGCCAAGGCCAATCGGACTTGCGTTTTTGCGCCGCCTGCTAAGAGGAGACAACGAAAAAGAACAGATGTGCGAGTAACGGAATTGGAGAAGGAAATACAGCAGATGCGCAGTCTCTTGAAGACAAATACCACCAGATCATCCAATGACGTCAGCGAACATGAATCTGAAGACGAGTCAGACGACCAAGCACATACAGGAGAAAAGAGAAAACCCCCGAGCGTCCAAAGTCAATCGGCTGGGACGACGTCGACGTATTCTGTATTTACGGCCCCCGTCAGCACAGGACCAATGGCCGATGCTGCCGTCACTGGCGCGCCAACAGACTTTTTCGGGTCTTCTGAAAACGACATAATCGATCGCAATGTTGTCTCTGAAGACATGGCACGGGAGCTTTTGACTATCTGGCGCAATGAGCTCGTTACTGCTTGTCCGGGCATAACCATACCTAAACATTGGGATGTCCTCGATCTTCGGTCAAATAAGCCGGCACTGTTCCACGCAATCATGGCCGCAGCTGCTCACTCAAAAGGCTCCGCTTTGTCAGACAGACTCCATGAGGAGACAGTTCTCTTGTACGCTCGATCTGCGTTCATCAAAGGGGAGAAGTCAGTCCAAGCTAT
The sequence above is a segment of the Pyrenophora tritici-repentis strain M4 chromosome 3, whole genome shotgun sequence genome. Coding sequences within it:
- a CDS encoding LysP, Amino acid transporter; the encoded protein is MQAHDNEKQQFAVAGESPSDHGVGDIHDTKDHAINEAAGVYGSAQRAEEYGYVQRGLKSRHIQFIALGGTIGTGLFLGIGGAFANAGPVSVLLGYTITGVAVFGMMQCLGEMATWLPLPGAIPQYSARYADPALGFAVGWNNWYNSSITLCAEISAAALLINFWDTEEKYNPAIWITLIILLIIGLNIFAVSIYGEAEFIFASIKIITILGLLIAGLVIMLGGAPDKDRRGFRYWKEGAMKEYVGTGNTGRFTGLWSTLVNAAFSYGGVEMVAVAAGEAANPRKNIPKAVKRVFWRILFFYVLGSFVIGTTISSNDPQLTADGAKGAQKSPWVIAMKNAGIPVLPHIINAVILTSATSSGNAFLYTGSRYLFGIAQNKQAPQFLLKCNKQGVPIYCVAVTASISLLTYMSVSTGASKVFAWFQNLVTIASLFTWCSICYTYVCFRKAQIAQNVDRNELVFRSRFQPYTAWAAFVYFALIIFFNGFKVFTKKNWGPDELTDFFTAYIGIAIFGLLFIFWKVFKRTKQVNPAEADIWSGKAALDAEVWPEQIPRNALEKFWFWLC